Within Paenibacillus sabinae T27, the genomic segment CCATTCGTGTATATACACGAAAGGAACGCATAACAATCTATTAGTAAAATACAAATCACTATGAATCGGCAGCACCTTACAGATCACCGCAGTACATCAAGGCGCAAGATGCTCCACTTTAGATAACAGAACCGTTAGTGCTGCCAAATCCTCTTTACCCAGCGATTGCTCCACAAAGCTTTGCACTTCATCCCACAATTGTCCCGCAGCCGCATGCACCGCTTTCCCGCTCTCCGTCAAAGTCAATTGGCGGCTCCGGCTTCCCTTGGCTGACGTATCCTGAACATAACCTCGTTCCTCCAAAGCTTTCAAATTGCGTACAAGTGTTGTCCGGTCGAGCCGCATCTTCAGTGCCACATCACTGACACTTACCGGGCCCATCCGATCAATGTGCCGCAAGAGTGTAAATTGGCTGTTATTCAGCCCACTGGGTGCAAGATACCGATCATACAGTTCCGTAATAACCAGCGAAGCCCGGCGTAAATTGATGCAGTTGCAGACTGATGATGCTTTGTTCTCTGATGACGTGTTGTTCATGATTGTCGAATAGCTCTCCTTTTGACTTATCGTGTATCTACACTATTTCAAATTTCATGATGTTTGTCCGTGCGCTTTCTCACACACCGCATAGGCACCCGCCATAAAGCGGACAGCAAAAAGGCCAACCAGTGATCAGCGGATGACCTATGAGTACGCGGAGAATCATCATCAATCGTAATAATCGAAGCATAAAAAATTGAAGCTCCCGCAGCTTCATTCGCAGACAAACTGCGGATAAGAATACCCTTTTCTTATTTGGTTGACAGCAAGGATTTCACGTTTTATAATTCAAACAAACAATTAAAACAATTGTTTAAATCATTTGTTTTAAAGGAGTGACTGCTTGATGAACACAGTCAGGGAATTACTGAAAATGAAGACGACGATTATTGGCATAGCTGTTGCGCTGCTCTTTCAGCTGCTCTTCTCCATCATCTGGATGACAGGTTATGAGGGTATGTCGGACCGGGTTAACAAACTGAGCATCGCGGTCGTAAATGAGGATGCGCAAAGCGGGGCCGTTATTGCGAAGCAGCTGTCGGCGGGGCTGCCCGTCCATGTGGAGACGGCGGCGGATATGGCGTCCGCGCGGGAGCGGCTGGAAGACCGCGACATTCAGATGATAGTGCATATACCCGCCGAATTCACTTCACTTGTGGCAGAACGGGACAGTAAAGCATCTATTCAATATGTCGTGAACGAATCCAATCCTGCGATGATCAAGAGCATCATGACCTCCATCGCTTCCCAGGTGACGGCAGCAGCGAATAAACAGGCAATCGCGGCCAGCGCCCAGACCGTGCTGTCTCAGGGGATGCCGGCGGAGAAAGCTGCAGCCATGTCGGTACCGTTGTCCGAGCGGGTCATATCCGATATTCAGTCGGTGAACATCGTTGACGGAACCAACAATCAGATGGTGCCAATGATGATGGTTCTCGCCTCGTTTGTTGGAGCGATGATTATGGCCCAGAACCTTGAATTGTCGATGACGGCAATCTCTGCCCGTACAGGACGCTGGCAACGGCTCGGCGCCCGCATCGCCATTACGATTCCAGCGGCGATTATCGTTTCGCTGGTCGGAACATCCCTCGTCATGCTGCTTGGCGGACAGGTTGAACAGGGATTTTGGGCCTTGTGGGGCTACCAGACATTGTTCGTGCTCACATTCATGATCGTCGCTCAGTCACTTTTAGTGCTGCTCGGCACAGCAGGCATGCTGATCAACATTGCGCTGCTGTCTGTACAGCTCGTGTCCTCCGGCGCAATGATGCCGCGTGAGATGCTGTCCAGCTTCTACTTGAATCTCGGCAGCGTGCTCCCGGCCACTTACGCGGTGGAAGGCTTAATGAATCTGCTGTTCGGCGGGCCCGGGATCGGAGGCGATGCGGCAGCGCTATTCATCATTGCGGGTGTGATGGCGCTCGTGATGATCGGGATGACCGCTTTGCGCAGGGAACCGGCGTCTAATACGGCCGCTGCGTCCGCAGGTCAGACTCGTTCCAATACACTACCCGAATCCTAAAGCTGATTAATCCGGCACATGCCTCTGACCTTACTGGAAAACTCCTGCTCGCCCCACTTATAATAAAGATGCAGACGAAGGAACAAAGGGGTAATGGAAAAGCATGGGCTCAGAAGAAAATGACGTGAAGCTGCGCATTTTGCAGGCTGCGAAGAAGCTGTTCGCGCAGCAGGGCTTCAACGCTACGACCGTAAGGCAAATATGCGAAGAGGCGGGCGCGAATGTATCGCTCGTCTCGTATTATTTTGGCGGAAAAGATAAAGTGTTCGAAGCCTTGTTCAAGGAGTATTTTCCGCGCGATGTCTTGGAAGGAGATCAAATAACGCGATTGGACCCCGTCTCGGGCCTCAAACTACTGATACGGGAAATCACCGCGTACCGGCGGCGCGAGCCGGAAATTATCAGTCTGCTGCAGCAGGAGATCGTCTTGCAGTCCCCCCGGATGAACAAAATTCAAGAATTGACGATGCCGATCTGGATACTGCTCCGGGATTGGCTGAAGCTGGGCCGCGAGCAGGGCGTGTTTCATTTCCGGTCTCTCGATCATACGTTTATCAGCGTGCTTGGCAGTATTCTATTCCATAACAAGACGTATTATTTCAAGCAGCTGCTGGACAATCAGGAGGAAGATCCGGATTCGATTTTGGAGGATTTGACAACGTTTATTTTTCAAGCCATCGGTTACAAGGAACAAAGCTAAGCATTACAGTCCGCCGCCGTCGCTTCAACAGGTACGCATACCGCAATATTATTCAAGAATTCCCGTTCGGCCCAATATATAATGGCTGCAGATCGAATTGGAAAAGAAGGTGCTCACATGACTCGCGAGATTCGGGCAGTCCGCTACGATGCAGACTTAAAGCTGGAAGCGTACCGTTTTGAAGGGATTATGCAGAAGTTTCCCAATCATTTTCATGACTATTATGTCATTGGCTTTATTGAACAAGGCCAGCGGCGGCTGATATGCAACAATACGGAGTATATCGTTAACAGCGGCGATGTGGTAATCTTTAACCCGCATGATCCCCATGCCTGCGAACAAATAGATGGACGGACACTCGACTATCGCAGCATCAATATTCAACCGGAGGTTATGCGCGCATTTGCGCTGGAAGTGACGGGAACGGATGCTTTGCCCCGCTTCGCGAAGCACGTGCTGTACCGCAGCGAGCTGGCCCCCCTCCTTCGCGAGCTTCATCTGATGATACTGGAGCGGCAATCCGGATTCCCGAAGGAAGAATCGTTCCTGCTTCTGCTGGAGCAGCTGCTGAGAGAATATTCGAATGCAAGCGAGCAGCCCCCCTCTCCCGAATGGACTTCGGAAATACAAACGGTATGCGAATACATAGAATCCAACTATACGCAAAGCATTACCCTGGATCATTTAAGCGAGTTGACAGGAATTAGCAAGTACCATTTGCTGCGCTCCTTCACACGGGCAAAAGGCATCACGCCTTACAGCTACCTGGGGACCATACGGATTAACCATGCGAAAAAGCTGCTGGAACAAGGACTTCCTCCGATCGAAGTCGCCTATCGAACCGGATTTAGCGACCAGAGCCATTTTACTAATTTCTTCAAAAAGCTCATCGGCCTAACCCCCAAGCAATATATGCGAATCTTCGTTCAGGAGGCGGAACCGAAACCGTCTAAGGAAATCCGGGTATGATGGATCAGCACAAAGGAACTGCCGGACATCTGCTCTCGATCGTAACGATTTTAATCTGGGGAACGACCTTTATCTCGACAAAAATACTGCTGACTGATTTTACTCCCTTCGAAATTTTGTTGTTCCGGTTTCTTATCGGCTATGTTGTATTGTTCCTGCTTTATCCCCGTCCGGTCCGGACGAAGACTTTTAAAGAAGAATGGCTGTTTATCTCGGCGGGACTTTGCGGCGTCGCCTTATATTTTTTAATTGAAAATATTGCCCTTAACCTTACGCTTGCCTCCCACGTTGGGGTGATTGTGTCGATTGCTCCCTTTTTCACGGCGGTGATGGCTCATTTCTTCCTGGAGGGCGAAAAATTAACTGCCCCATTTATGATCGGCTTTGCGCTTGCGCTGACTGGAATCGTTCTTATCGGCTTCAACGGAAGCCTTAATCTGGACTTGAACCCTGTAGGGGATCTGTTGGCCTTTTTGGCTCCGGCTGTCTGGGCGGTGTATTCCGTACTGATGAGAAAAATAAGCGGGCTGAACCATCACAATATCGGCGCCACCCGCAAAGTATTTTTTTATGGACTCCTGTTCATGCTGCCTGTAATAGGGGTGGACGGCTTCCATCCAAACCTGGACCGGTTCTACAACCTTTTGAATCTCGCGAACCTGTTATACTTGGCTGTTGGCGCCTCCGCCGTATGCTTTGTAACCTGGAACCGTGCCGTAAGCATCCTGGGAGTGGTAACAACAAGCGTCTACATTTATATGGTGCCTGTCATTTCCGTAGCTGCCTCCGCCCTCTTTCTGCATGAACCGATCACCTCAGCAACTTTGGCGGGAGCCTTCCTGACGCTGATCGGCTCTTATATTTCCGAGCGGAAGCATGGCTTGATTAGAAGGAGAGAACTGCGAAAGACGATACGAAGCACGCAAAGTTCAATGGAAACAAAGTAAAGATGTGCGGCAAATCAACGGTCACTTCATACGGCAGCCAGACGGGCGCCGAGTTCAAACGCCTTTTTGCGGTCAACGGGAAACTGTTCTTCTCTGACCCTGGCCTTCTGCTCGGCGTCGAATCTGGAAGCTTCATACTTGGAATAATCGGCAAATTGATACGTGTCGCAGGAGAGCAGAATCTCCGAATCCCCGCCGAGGATGTGTAGTAAATTCCGGTTGCCCTGGAATACCGCCTCGTATTTCATCTCCTTGGCCCGTTCTTCCGTAACATTCATGGTGTAGATAAAGCCTGAGTTCATCCTGCCCTTAAAAGTGGATCTCTCTCCTTCGTTGTAAGACAGATTTGGGAAGAGCAGCCGCTCCAGGAAGCTTCTCATTTCTCCGGTAACATTGCCGAAAAAGATGGGGGAGCCCAGCAGGAGGACGTCCGATTCCAGAATTTCCTGGAGTACTTCTTTCAAATCATCCTTCATGGCACATAGTCCTTCCAGCCGGCTTCCCTTTCTTTTACAGGACAAGCAGCTTGCGCATCCCTTGTAATCCAGATTGTATAAATGCACCAGCTTCGTGTCCGCTCCCTGGGACTGTGCCCCTTGCAGCGCTTCCTGAAGCAGCGTCGCCGTATTGCGGTTTGTTCTCGGACTGCCGTTGACAGCAATAACTTTCATCTTTTTTTCACTCCTAAAGTTCATGTAAGTTCAGAACCCTTTCCGCAGTGCCTGCGATCCCGAACGAAAAAAGGTTCGCAAATCGCTCCTAAGAACAATTATACGAACCTTTGAGCTTATTTTCACATGAAATCATTCAAGACGACGGAATAGATATCTTCAACCAGCTGTAAGGCTCCATTGTAGCCTACGTACGATTTGCTCAGCACCAGCTCATTGCCGATCGGCGCGGAAACCGATAACTGATAGGCGTTCAGGTCTCTTGCAACCACCCGTTCCCAGGAGCTGCCCAGAATGAGCGGGCGGCTTCTGATTTTTAATTTACGGATTTCTTCCTCAACATAGCCTCCGTCATTGGAAAATACCGTTTCCGCAACGATGCCGCTGGTGAATTGTTCAAATTCAGCGGCTACGCCGCTTTGATAATCATTCGGCGTATCATCGGTGATGAACTGCTTCTCCGGAATGAGTCCCATGTCATTGGTCAAAAATCTTGCGATTCCCAGCGCATACAGACTGTCCGCCACCGTAATGAAGCGTCTAGGAAGCAGTCTCGTCTCCAGCAGCGTGTCGGCCGCTCTTTCCAAATAGTAGAAATACCGGTCCTCATGCTTGCGGATCACATTCTCTACGACCGCAGGATCAATCCCGGCGAATTCGCCTACCGTTCTCAGGAACTTGGAGGTTTCGGTCGGACCGATCGGAAGCGCCGGATAGTGCAGAAACGGTGTGCCGAATTTATTTTTCAGCTGCTCGGCCGTCCGGAGTCCCACCCATGGGGAGATCACCAGATTATACTGCGCCTTGGGTATGTCATTGATGGCGTCCACGCTGCTGTCCGGTCCGAAGACCACATTCGGTTTCAGCCCGAGCGAAGAGATGAGTATGTTCAGCTGCTCGATATCGCCTGACCAAAAGGTATTCTGATAAGGGACAGATGACCAGATATTGACCAGTCCCGGTTCAACCTCCTGCGGCTGCAAATGCTGATCGATAATGGCGCCAAGAACCAGTTCATGGCCGATCAGATTGCTTCCCTTGAACCCGCCGGTTTCCACATATACGATCGGTTTGCCCTGAGCCTGAAATTTTCTTGTAATCTCGCCCACATCATCCCCGATGATATCGGAAGTACAGCCCGTGAGTACAACGAATAAATCGCCATCGATGACGTCAAAGGTATTGGTGATCACTTTGCGCAGCTTATCTGTACCGCCGAACACCACTTCTTTTTCCGAAGCATTGGTGCAGGGAATCGCATGTCCCCCGACATAGCCCGAGCCCTGATGGCCGTTCTGGCTTCCGAGTGTCGTCCACAGCTTCGCTACGCAGCCCGGTCCGGCATGAACGATGGGCACCGCTCTTTTGATGGCCAGTACCGATTCAAATGCACCGAGTGTGCACACATGTCTAATTTGCTCAACGCACAGCGACATTTTTCTTGTTCTCACTTTCTCTTTTTTTATTTTTTTGCTCCTGGAAACTGAACGGGTCCTGCTCCAGCCACCACTCGGTATAGGGTAGATTGATCCGTTTGGACAGATTCACGGCAAGGCTGTTGTTGGTCAGCGCATCGATAATGCGATGTCCGAACTCGATCGTTCCCTGATAGCCGAAGGCGCTGTATTCATCGCTGACCATGATGGCGGGAATCCCCATCTTTGTAGCCCAGACGGACATTCCGGGATGTCTTCCGATAAAAATATCCGGCTTGACCTTTGACAACAAATTAATGACCTCGTGATTCTGCTGATCGCTGACGCTGACCGGGATATCTTTGTCTGTCTTGGTCAGTTCCACTGTGCAGGAAGGGCATCCGCCATGATCATGCTTGGCATCGTAATGCCAGGAGAATCCCCATACTACTTCCATGCCTAGATCCTCGAGAAACCGGATATAGTTATGCGCGAAGCTCGGCCCCATGCCGACGACCACTTTTTTGCCTTTCAGCTTAAACTTGATCTCTTCCAATTCAGGCGCCGCAAGCACCTTTTGTTCCGCAAGATACTCTTCAACTTCTTTCTCCTTGCCCACTGTCTCTCCAAGCTTGGTGAGCCAGTCGTCAAATCCGGAAATCCCGTGCGGCTGCAGCGCCGTTACATAAGGGACGCCAAAATTCTGCTCCAGGCCATTCCCCATATAACTGCCGAGCGTGCCGCAAATACTGATTGTAGCCGCGGCTTCCGACCATCTGGAGATTTCCTCTATGTTGCTGTAGGGTATTCCGAACTGAGGCACCAGCCCCAAACGCCCGAAAATCTCGGTAATGACAGCCCGTCCACTGCCCGCAAAATTGATGACGTTAACAAGCTCGGGGCGCTTCTTCTCGGCCGGTTTGACAATTCGCGTAAGCAGAGCATGAAATGCCGCATCGAATCCGGACGCCCAGATCTGTGACCGGAAGCCTTCGCAAAATACGGGAACCACGGGAATGCCGATCTCCGCTTCCGCTTTTTTTATCGTGCTTTCGATATCGTCTCCGATAATGCCCGAAGCGCAGGATGTCGTGACAAAGATCGCTTTCGGTTTAAATCGTTCATAGGCTTTCAGGATGCCTTCTTTCAGAATCTGGTCTCCGCCGAATACGACAGCCTTTTCCGACATATTGGTATTGATGATTCGAACGTTTCTCTGGTTCCAGTCTCTGATACTCTGCCCCCATTGAAATCCCGCGTTTGCGCCCGCTACGTCACCCGCACAGCCGATCGGCCCATGATTGACGATTGCCGCATCCGTGATCGTGGACAGATACCCCTGCGCGCAGCCGGAGTTGCAATTGGTCGCCTGGCTGAATCCTCTGGTTGCGTTCTTGAGGCAGCCGGATTGGGACTGTTCCGCCAAATCCTTAATCGTTCCTTGATACCCTACAATGGATTTCAGTCTTTTTTCCCTGATGGTTGCCTGTGAGAGATTTAAATGAATGGCCAAAATAAAAACCTCCTTCTAACTTAAATGGATATCATTCACTCCTTAGGCGCACACCATTATTTGGCTGTTGCCAGGTAGAATAAAAAGCAAAATCGGACAAGGAATACGGTTATGAGAAAGTCATGGAGAGTCGTCCGGATCATGGGAGGGCAATCGTACCCGCTGTATTATCCAGGGAATCGTGGGGAACCGGGGAATTTGCTATGTACAAAAAGTAAATCTTATTATTCCTACTAATATAATAGTATTTATGTTTTTACTAGTATAACATTATTTGGGTATCCGTCAAGAAAAAAACGGAAAGAAGTTCAGGGTTTCACGAAGTTTTCAAGCTTAAGCGGGTTCGTATTGGTTAACAATGTAGAGGGGTCCGAAGCCAAACGCATCTTCCAAGGCCCGGTATTTCAGACCGCTTCAGAAGAAGGAGGTATACCATGAGCGAAGAAGAACAGGAACTGAATGAGCAAAAGGAATTTAACCGGACAGCGCTGGACCCTGAAGAACAAAATGCCGGCGACCGGGGCTTGCATATGAAATCCGGCAGCGAACTGGAGCAAGAAAAGAAACTGGTGGAGTCCATGGATCAGCCGGATAGCTTTGAATATTAATGAAAAAAAGCGAAGCACCGGCCGGCGCGTCTCGGGAAGAGCGCTGGTCGGTGCTTCATTGTGTCATGCATAAGGATCATTAATTTTGACCATATTGCCGGATCACCAAATTGTCAAAGACCGCCTTGCCGCCATCGGTGAACAGGGTGATCCCCTTATCATTCAAATCAGGAAAGATGACGCTTGAATAGACAACCGCTCCGTCATCCACAAAGACTTCGATGCTTGTTTTATC encodes:
- a CDS encoding flavodoxin family protein: MKVIAVNGSPRTNRNTATLLQEALQGAQSQGADTKLVHLYNLDYKGCASCLSCKRKGSRLEGLCAMKDDLKEVLQEILESDVLLLGSPIFFGNVTGEMRSFLERLLFPNLSYNEGERSTFKGRMNSGFIYTMNVTEERAKEMKYEAVFQGNRNLLHILGGDSEILLSCDTYQFADYSKYEASRFDAEQKARVREEQFPVDRKKAFELGARLAAV
- a CDS encoding nitrogenase component 1; translated protein: MAIHLNLSQATIREKRLKSIVGYQGTIKDLAEQSQSGCLKNATRGFSQATNCNSGCAQGYLSTITDAAIVNHGPIGCAGDVAGANAGFQWGQSIRDWNQRNVRIINTNMSEKAVVFGGDQILKEGILKAYERFKPKAIFVTTSCASGIIGDDIESTIKKAEAEIGIPVVPVFCEGFRSQIWASGFDAAFHALLTRIVKPAEKKRPELVNVINFAGSGRAVITEIFGRLGLVPQFGIPYSNIEEISRWSEAAATISICGTLGSYMGNGLEQNFGVPYVTALQPHGISGFDDWLTKLGETVGKEKEVEEYLAEQKVLAAPELEEIKFKLKGKKVVVGMGPSFAHNYIRFLEDLGMEVVWGFSWHYDAKHDHGGCPSCTVELTKTDKDIPVSVSDQQNHEVINLLSKVKPDIFIGRHPGMSVWATKMGIPAIMVSDEYSAFGYQGTIEFGHRIIDALTNNSLAVNLSKRINLPYTEWWLEQDPFSFQEQKNKKRESENKKNVAVR
- a CDS encoding TetR/AcrR family transcriptional regulator encodes the protein MGSEENDVKLRILQAAKKLFAQQGFNATTVRQICEEAGANVSLVSYYFGGKDKVFEALFKEYFPRDVLEGDQITRLDPVSGLKLLIREITAYRRREPEIISLLQQEIVLQSPRMNKIQELTMPIWILLRDWLKLGREQGVFHFRSLDHTFISVLGSILFHNKTYYFKQLLDNQEEDPDSILEDLTTFIFQAIGYKEQS
- a CDS encoding DMT family transporter; translation: MMDQHKGTAGHLLSIVTILIWGTTFISTKILLTDFTPFEILLFRFLIGYVVLFLLYPRPVRTKTFKEEWLFISAGLCGVALYFLIENIALNLTLASHVGVIVSIAPFFTAVMAHFFLEGEKLTAPFMIGFALALTGIVLIGFNGSLNLDLNPVGDLLAFLAPAVWAVYSVLMRKISGLNHHNIGATRKVFFYGLLFMLPVIGVDGFHPNLDRFYNLLNLANLLYLAVGASAVCFVTWNRAVSILGVVTTSVYIYMVPVISVAASALFLHEPITSATLAGAFLTLIGSYISERKHGLIRRRELRKTIRSTQSSMETK
- a CDS encoding nitrogenase component 1, translating into MSLCVEQIRHVCTLGAFESVLAIKRAVPIVHAGPGCVAKLWTTLGSQNGHQGSGYVGGHAIPCTNASEKEVVFGGTDKLRKVITNTFDVIDGDLFVVLTGCTSDIIGDDVGEITRKFQAQGKPIVYVETGGFKGSNLIGHELVLGAIIDQHLQPQEVEPGLVNIWSSVPYQNTFWSGDIEQLNILISSLGLKPNVVFGPDSSVDAINDIPKAQYNLVISPWVGLRTAEQLKNKFGTPFLHYPALPIGPTETSKFLRTVGEFAGIDPAVVENVIRKHEDRYFYYLERAADTLLETRLLPRRFITVADSLYALGIARFLTNDMGLIPEKQFITDDTPNDYQSGVAAEFEQFTSGIVAETVFSNDGGYVEEEIRKLKIRSRPLILGSSWERVVARDLNAYQLSVSAPIGNELVLSKSYVGYNGALQLVEDIYSVVLNDFM
- a CDS encoding YhgE/Pip domain-containing protein, which translates into the protein MNTVRELLKMKTTIIGIAVALLFQLLFSIIWMTGYEGMSDRVNKLSIAVVNEDAQSGAVIAKQLSAGLPVHVETAADMASARERLEDRDIQMIVHIPAEFTSLVAERDSKASIQYVVNESNPAMIKSIMTSIASQVTAAANKQAIAASAQTVLSQGMPAEKAAAMSVPLSERVISDIQSVNIVDGTNNQMVPMMMVLASFVGAMIMAQNLELSMTAISARTGRWQRLGARIAITIPAAIIVSLVGTSLVMLLGGQVEQGFWALWGYQTLFVLTFMIVAQSLLVLLGTAGMLINIALLSVQLVSSGAMMPREMLSSFYLNLGSVLPATYAVEGLMNLLFGGPGIGGDAAALFIIAGVMALVMIGMTALRREPASNTAAASAGQTRSNTLPES
- a CDS encoding MarR family winged helix-turn-helix transcriptional regulator, with the protein product MNNTSSENKASSVCNCINLRRASLVITELYDRYLAPSGLNNSQFTLLRHIDRMGPVSVSDVALKMRLDRTTLVRNLKALEERGYVQDTSAKGSRSRQLTLTESGKAVHAAAGQLWDEVQSFVEQSLGKEDLAALTVLLSKVEHLAP
- a CDS encoding AraC family transcriptional regulator — translated: MTREIRAVRYDADLKLEAYRFEGIMQKFPNHFHDYYVIGFIEQGQRRLICNNTEYIVNSGDVVIFNPHDPHACEQIDGRTLDYRSINIQPEVMRAFALEVTGTDALPRFAKHVLYRSELAPLLRELHLMILERQSGFPKEESFLLLLEQLLREYSNASEQPPSPEWTSEIQTVCEYIESNYTQSITLDHLSELTGISKYHLLRSFTRAKGITPYSYLGTIRINHAKKLLEQGLPPIEVAYRTGFSDQSHFTNFFKKLIGLTPKQYMRIFVQEAEPKPSKEIRV